One Streptomyces sp. SAI-135 DNA segment encodes these proteins:
- the ligA gene encoding NAD-dependent DNA ligase LigA, which yields MAGDRQAETTVPSEAREKHAQLAEQIEEHRFRYYVNDAPVISDADFDKLLRSLEALEEEYPELRTPDSPTQKVAGAYETEFTSVQHRSRMLSLDNAFSDEELAAWAERVAKDVGTTDYHLLCELKVDGLAVNLTYEHGRLTRAATRGDGRTGEDITPNVRTIAEIPDRLTGDKVPDLVEIRGEVYFPMEKFEELNARLVEAGDKPFANPRNAAAGSLRQKDPRVTATRPLHMVVHGIGALEGFDGMTRLSQGYDLLKSWGLPTAKHNRVVDGLDGVREFIAYFGENRHSVEHEIDGAVVKLDEIPLQGRLGSTSRAPRWAIAYKYAPEEVNTKLINIRVGVGRTGRVTPYAQVEPVTVAGSEVEFATLHNQDVVKLKGVLIGDTVVLRKAGDVIPEILGPVVDLRDGSEREFVMPSECPECGTALRPMKEGDVDLRCPNARTCPAQLRERLFYLAGRKSLDIEHFGYVAAAALTKPLEPADPPLADEGDLFDLTIEQLLPIKAYVLDQDSGLPKRDPKTGEEKVVTVFANQQGEPKKNAVAMLENIAAAKERPLARVLTGLSIRHVGPVAAEALARNFRSIDRIEQAGEEELAATDGVGSIIAKSLKEWFAEDWHQEILRKWKAAGVRMEEEGSGEDEGPRPLEGLTVVVTGTLERFTRDGAKEALQSRGAKVTGSVSKKTSFVVVGDNPGSKYDKAMQLKVPVLNEDGFDVLLEQGPEAAADVALPTEE from the coding sequence GTGGCCGGCGACAGGCAAGCGGAGACGACGGTGCCCTCGGAGGCACGGGAGAAGCACGCGCAGCTCGCTGAGCAGATCGAGGAGCACCGCTTCCGGTACTACGTGAACGACGCGCCGGTCATCAGCGACGCCGACTTCGACAAGCTCCTGCGCTCCCTGGAGGCGCTGGAGGAGGAGTACCCCGAGCTGCGGACTCCGGACTCGCCGACCCAGAAGGTCGCGGGGGCCTACGAGACCGAGTTCACCTCCGTCCAGCACCGCTCCCGCATGCTCTCCCTGGACAACGCGTTCAGTGACGAGGAGCTCGCGGCCTGGGCGGAGCGGGTGGCCAAGGACGTCGGCACCACCGACTACCACCTGCTGTGCGAGCTCAAGGTCGACGGCCTCGCCGTCAACCTCACCTACGAGCACGGCCGCCTCACCCGCGCGGCGACCCGCGGCGACGGCCGCACCGGCGAGGACATCACCCCCAACGTCCGCACGATCGCCGAGATCCCGGACCGTCTCACCGGCGACAAGGTCCCCGACCTCGTGGAGATCCGCGGCGAGGTCTACTTCCCGATGGAGAAGTTCGAGGAGCTCAACGCCCGTCTGGTCGAGGCCGGCGACAAGCCCTTCGCCAACCCGCGCAACGCGGCGGCCGGTTCGCTGCGCCAGAAGGACCCGCGCGTCACCGCCACCCGCCCCCTTCACATGGTCGTGCACGGCATCGGTGCCCTGGAGGGCTTCGACGGCATGACCCGCCTGTCCCAGGGCTACGACCTCCTCAAGTCCTGGGGCCTGCCGACCGCCAAGCACAACAGGGTGGTCGACGGCCTCGACGGCGTGCGGGAGTTCATCGCCTACTTCGGCGAGAACCGCCACTCCGTGGAGCACGAGATCGACGGGGCGGTCGTCAAGCTCGACGAGATCCCCCTCCAGGGCCGCCTCGGCTCGACCTCCCGCGCCCCGCGCTGGGCGATCGCGTACAAGTACGCGCCCGAGGAGGTCAACACCAAACTCATCAACATCCGCGTGGGCGTGGGCCGCACGGGCCGGGTCACGCCGTACGCCCAGGTGGAGCCGGTGACGGTGGCCGGCTCGGAGGTCGAGTTCGCCACCCTGCACAACCAGGACGTCGTCAAGCTCAAGGGCGTCCTGATCGGCGACACCGTGGTGCTGCGCAAGGCCGGTGACGTCATCCCCGAGATCCTCGGCCCGGTCGTCGATCTGCGCGACGGCAGCGAGCGCGAGTTCGTGATGCCGAGCGAGTGCCCCGAGTGCGGTACGGCGCTGCGCCCCATGAAGGAGGGCGACGTCGACCTGCGCTGCCCGAATGCCCGCACCTGCCCCGCCCAGCTGCGCGAGCGCCTGTTCTACCTCGCGGGCCGCAAGTCGCTGGACATCGAGCACTTCGGGTACGTCGCCGCGGCGGCGCTCACCAAGCCGCTGGAGCCCGCGGACCCGCCGCTGGCCGACGAGGGCGACCTGTTCGACCTCACCATCGAACAACTGCTGCCCATCAAGGCGTACGTCCTGGACCAGGACAGCGGTCTGCCCAAGCGGGACCCGAAGACCGGCGAGGAGAAGGTCGTCACGGTCTTCGCCAACCAGCAGGGTGAGCCCAAGAAGAACGCCGTCGCCATGCTGGAGAACATCGCGGCCGCCAAGGAACGCCCGCTCGCCCGGGTCCTCACCGGTCTGTCGATCCGCCATGTGGGCCCGGTCGCCGCCGAGGCCCTCGCCCGCAACTTCCGCTCCATCGACCGCATCGAGCAGGCCGGCGAGGAGGAGCTGGCGGCCACCGACGGCGTCGGCTCGATCATCGCGAAGTCCCTCAAGGAGTGGTTCGCGGAGGACTGGCACCAGGAGATCCTGCGCAAGTGGAAGGCCGCGGGCGTGCGCATGGAGGAGGAGGGCTCGGGGGAGGACGAGGGTCCGCGTCCCCTGGAGGGGCTCACCGTCGTCGTCACCGGCACCCTGGAGCGCTTCACCCGCGACGGGGCCAAGGAGGCCCTGCAGTCCAGGGGGGCGAAAGTGACCGGTTCGGTTTCGAAGAAGACGTCTTTCGTCGTCGTAGGTGACAATCCGGGCTCCAAGTACGACAAGGCGATGCAGCTCAAGGTGCCCGTTCTGAACGAGGACGGCTTCGACGTCCTGCTGGAGCAGGGCCCCGAAGCGGCCGCCGATGTGGCGCTTCCCACGGAGGAGTAG
- a CDS encoding methionine synthase: protein MTADIRFAPATGIGSLPGGDAREAARTATGSFEDFPFLPELPARGPGADMIGRTAGMLVELYARVEPSGWRIGDRPGRDTKRARSWLGEDLDALEEFTQGYEGQLKVQAVGPWTLAAALELRNGEVALSDPGACRDLTASLAEGLRLHLEEVRKRIPGAQIVLQLDEPSLIAVLRGQVRSASGYRTHRAVDRQVVEAGLRDVVGVHGGGPVVVHSCAPDVPFALLRRAGAAAVSFDFALLTERDDDAIGEAVEGGTRLFAGVVPGTDAALSDPAGSVMGVRTLWRRLGLHPGLLAEAVTITPSCGLAGASPEYARKALAHCVQAARSLADNPE from the coding sequence GTGACCGCAGACATCCGCTTCGCCCCCGCCACCGGCATCGGCTCCCTCCCCGGCGGCGACGCCCGGGAGGCCGCCAGGACCGCCACCGGCTCCTTCGAGGACTTCCCCTTCCTGCCCGAGCTGCCCGCCCGCGGCCCCGGCGCCGACATGATCGGCCGTACCGCCGGAATGCTCGTCGAGCTGTACGCGCGCGTGGAGCCCAGCGGGTGGCGGATCGGGGACCGGCCGGGACGCGACACCAAGCGGGCGCGGTCCTGGCTGGGGGAGGACCTCGACGCGCTGGAGGAGTTCACCCAGGGGTACGAGGGGCAGCTGAAGGTGCAGGCCGTCGGGCCGTGGACGCTCGCCGCCGCACTGGAGCTGCGGAACGGCGAGGTCGCCCTCTCCGACCCCGGAGCGTGCCGGGACCTCACCGCCTCGCTCGCCGAGGGGCTGCGGCTGCACCTGGAGGAGGTCCGCAAGCGGATCCCCGGCGCGCAGATCGTGCTCCAGCTCGACGAGCCCTCCCTCATCGCCGTGCTGCGGGGGCAGGTGCGGTCCGCCAGCGGGTACCGGACCCACCGGGCCGTGGACCGGCAGGTCGTCGAGGCCGGACTGCGCGACGTCGTCGGGGTTCACGGGGGCGGCCCCGTCGTGGTCCACTCGTGCGCACCGGACGTCCCCTTCGCCCTGCTGCGGAGAGCGGGCGCGGCGGCGGTCTCCTTCGACTTCGCGCTCCTCACCGAGCGTGACGACGACGCGATCGGTGAGGCGGTGGAAGGGGGGACGAGGCTCTTCGCCGGTGTCGTGCCGGGCACGGACGCGGCATTGTCAGACCCTGCCGGTAGCGTCATGGGTGTCAGGACGCTGTGGCGCAGGCTGGGGCTGCATCCGGGACTGCTCGCGGAGGCGGTCACGATCACCCCGTCGTGCGGACTCGCCGGGGCCTCCCCGGAGTACGCGCGCAAGGCCCTCGCCCACTGCGTCCAGGCGGCGAGATCCCTCGCGGACAACCCAGAGTAA
- a CDS encoding SDR family oxidoreductase: MATHVITGAGSGIGAAVARRLHARGDELVLHARDAGRAKELAAQFPGARTLVGDLADPDKLSWAFSHQTLPDRVDSLLHVAGVVDLGPVGDLTPKSWRHQLNVNLIAPAELTRHFLPQLRAARGHVVFVNSGAGLTAHADWSAYAASKHGLKALADSLRHEEHGNGVRVTSVYPGRTASPMQAKVHQQEGKEYDPARWIDPESVATAILTAIDLPRDAEINDLTVRPGR, translated from the coding sequence ATGGCTACACATGTGATCACCGGAGCGGGCTCCGGCATCGGCGCGGCGGTGGCCCGGCGACTGCACGCGCGCGGGGACGAACTCGTGCTGCACGCGCGTGACGCGGGCCGCGCGAAGGAGCTGGCGGCGCAGTTCCCCGGCGCGCGGACCCTGGTCGGGGACCTGGCCGACCCCGACAAGCTGAGCTGGGCCTTCTCGCACCAGACGCTCCCCGACCGGGTCGACTCCCTGCTGCACGTCGCGGGCGTGGTCGACCTCGGCCCGGTCGGCGACCTGACCCCGAAGTCCTGGCGTCACCAGCTGAACGTCAACCTGATCGCCCCGGCCGAGCTGACCCGCCACTTCCTGCCCCAACTCCGGGCGGCCCGGGGCCATGTGGTCTTCGTGAACTCGGGCGCGGGCCTCACCGCCCACGCCGACTGGTCCGCGTACGCGGCCTCCAAGCACGGCCTGAAGGCCCTGGCGGACTCCCTGCGCCACGAGGAGCACGGCAACGGCGTCCGGGTCACCTCGGTCTACCCCGGCCGCACCGCCAGCCCCATGCAGGCGAAGGTCCACCAGCAGGAGGGCAAGGAGTACGACCCCGCGCGGTGGATCGACCCCGAGTCGGTCGCCACGGCGATCCTGACGGCGATCGACCTCCCGCGCGACGCGGAGATCAACGACCTGACGGTCCGCCCGGGCCGCTGA